Proteins found in one Alteromonas macleodii genomic segment:
- a CDS encoding amidohydrolase translates to MNSTLSTLTFKKHSLSKLLTATFATAATLAAMTTTLKVEAATLVENVKGYTLNEKGELTTFKNLLLDEGKVVALDVDKGKTSVDDTIDGEGKVMLPGLIDAHGHLLGLGANLLEVDLRESKSAKDAAKMVAEYAFANGQQAWITGRGWNQELWSDRAFPTATDLDNVVSDKPVMLTRVDGHAAWVNTKAMELAGITKDTQSPVGGEIIKDADGNPTGVFIDNASLLIEEHLPKASNAIYEQQLNAAGEHLLANGITSMHDAGVGRDVYDFYLKEAVEGDLPIRIYAMVSATDPELSTMLGNGTIRDNDDFLYIRSVKAYGDGALGSRGAALLEPYSDAPHHHGLLLTQPEDMTQLFTTVIGAGFQLNYHAIGDKANHVALNEFETTFKNIGGSELRNRIEHAQVIAPDDLARFASLKVLPSMQPTHATSDKNMAEDRLGKDRMKGAYAWKTLLDSGIALPLGSDFPVELANPFYGLHAAVTRQDRNNQPVKGWYAHEALTIEQAFKGFTLDAAYAGHMEDTLGTLTPGKWADFILVDQDIFSIDAKDIWKTEVHATYVAGEEVFSK, encoded by the coding sequence ATGAACTCTACATTGTCCACGCTGACATTTAAAAAGCATTCGCTTTCAAAACTACTCACAGCAACATTTGCCACAGCGGCAACACTGGCAGCAATGACCACTACGCTTAAGGTTGAGGCAGCCACACTGGTCGAAAACGTAAAAGGCTACACCTTAAATGAAAAGGGTGAACTCACTACTTTTAAAAACCTTCTTTTGGACGAAGGTAAGGTAGTTGCACTAGACGTAGACAAGGGTAAAACCTCTGTTGATGACACCATAGACGGCGAAGGCAAAGTCATGCTTCCTGGTCTTATCGACGCTCATGGTCACCTTCTCGGTTTAGGGGCTAACTTACTAGAAGTTGATTTACGTGAAAGTAAAAGTGCCAAAGATGCTGCCAAGATGGTTGCCGAATACGCCTTTGCAAACGGACAACAAGCTTGGATTACCGGGCGCGGCTGGAACCAAGAATTGTGGTCTGATAGAGCTTTTCCGACCGCTACTGATCTAGACAATGTTGTGTCTGATAAACCTGTAATGCTTACTCGAGTTGACGGTCACGCGGCGTGGGTTAATACGAAAGCCATGGAGCTAGCGGGCATCACAAAAGACACCCAGTCGCCTGTTGGCGGTGAGATTATCAAAGACGCTGACGGTAATCCTACCGGTGTATTTATTGATAACGCATCACTTTTAATTGAAGAGCACTTACCAAAAGCCAGTAACGCGATATACGAGCAACAGTTAAATGCTGCAGGTGAGCACTTACTAGCAAATGGGATAACGTCAATGCACGATGCTGGTGTAGGCAGAGATGTTTACGACTTCTATTTAAAAGAAGCGGTAGAGGGTGACTTGCCTATACGTATTTATGCAATGGTGAGCGCAACTGATCCTGAGCTCAGCACTATGCTAGGCAATGGCACTATTCGCGACAACGATGACTTTTTGTATATTCGTTCAGTGAAAGCCTATGGTGATGGTGCACTAGGTAGTCGAGGTGCAGCACTTCTCGAACCGTATTCAGATGCGCCCCATCATCATGGATTACTGTTAACTCAACCAGAAGATATGACCCAACTTTTCACCACGGTTATTGGTGCGGGCTTCCAACTCAACTATCACGCGATCGGCGATAAAGCGAATCATGTCGCGCTAAATGAGTTTGAAACTACGTTTAAAAATATAGGCGGCAGCGAGTTGCGCAACCGCATAGAACACGCGCAAGTTATTGCGCCTGACGACCTAGCCCGCTTTGCGTCGCTAAAAGTGCTTCCTTCCATGCAGCCTACACATGCCACCAGCGATAAAAACATGGCGGAAGACCGCCTTGGTAAGGACCGTATGAAAGGCGCTTACGCTTGGAAAACGCTTCTCGATTCGGGCATTGCGCTGCCTTTAGGCTCTGATTTCCCTGTTGAGCTTGCTAACCCATTTTACGGTCTTCACGCTGCGGTTACGCGTCAAGATAGAAACAACCAACCGGTAAAAGGCTGGTATGCCCACGAAGCACTAACTATTGAACAAGCCTTCAAAGGCTTTACGCTAGATGCAGCCTACGCAGGGCACATGGAAGATACTTTAGGCACATTAACGCCAGGGAAATGGGCTGATTTCATTTTGGTAGACCAAGATATTTTTAGCATAGACGCTAAAGATATTTGGAAAACCGAAGTTCACGCCACCTATGTGGCTGGAGAAGAAGTTTTCTCTAAATGA
- a CDS encoding serine/threonine dehydratase yields the protein MSTSPSFDDIKHAYARIKSDVKKTPIVESSLLNEWMGNRILFKAECLQTIGAFKIRGAMNFLASLKEEGRLPKHVVANSSGNHAQAVAYAAAHFGCSATIFASETISPIKAAATQSYGAELKLYPTRPEADAAVEQASKAPDTVWIPPFNHEDIVAGQGTVALEALNEIGDVDAVFAPCGGGGLLSGTLLATRELQPNALVIGAEPAEANDASMSLQAGEIVSLQHTPNTLADGAATPSVGDVTFPILQELDDFYEVDELQIAYWTQWLHHILKLHIEPTCAMTMAAVAAWAANTPKGQTALVILSGGNISQANMAKIWERDFLLQPPILNFEDADELEELKDA from the coding sequence ATGAGCACTTCCCCCAGTTTCGACGATATAAAACACGCTTACGCGCGCATTAAGAGCGATGTTAAAAAAACGCCCATTGTTGAATCTTCGCTGTTAAATGAATGGATGGGCAACCGCATTTTGTTTAAAGCAGAATGCTTACAGACCATTGGTGCATTCAAAATTCGAGGCGCAATGAATTTTTTAGCAAGTTTGAAAGAAGAAGGCCGCTTACCAAAACATGTGGTTGCCAATAGCTCTGGAAATCACGCTCAAGCTGTTGCTTATGCAGCAGCACATTTCGGTTGTAGCGCCACGATTTTCGCAAGTGAAACTATATCGCCCATTAAAGCTGCGGCAACGCAAAGTTATGGTGCAGAATTAAAGTTATATCCTACTCGACCAGAGGCCGACGCGGCGGTTGAGCAAGCATCAAAAGCTCCAGACACTGTGTGGATACCGCCGTTCAATCATGAGGATATTGTGGCGGGGCAAGGCACTGTGGCATTAGAAGCGTTAAATGAAATAGGCGATGTAGACGCTGTTTTTGCGCCGTGCGGCGGTGGCGGTCTGCTATCTGGTACCTTGCTAGCAACCCGTGAATTGCAGCCCAATGCTCTGGTTATCGGCGCAGAACCTGCCGAAGCAAACGATGCATCCATGTCGCTACAGGCTGGCGAGATTGTTTCTTTGCAGCATACGCCTAATACCTTAGCTGATGGGGCAGCCACCCCTTCAGTTGGCGATGTTACCTTTCCTATACTGCAAGAGCTTGACGACTTTTATGAAGTAGACGAGCTACAAATTGCTTACTGGACGCAATGGTTGCACCATATACTAAAGCTTCATATAGAGCCAACGTGTGCAATGACGATGGCAGCTGTTGCAGCCTGGGCGGCGAACACGCCGAAAGGACAAACTGCATTGGTGATATTAAGTGGCGGCAACATTAGCCAAGCGAATATGGCAAAAATTTGGGAAAGAGACTTTTTATTGCAGCCGCCTATCCTAAACTTTGAAGACGCTGACGAATTGGAAGAACTTAAAGACGCTTAA
- a CDS encoding class II glutamine amidotransferase — translation MCELLGMSANTPTDLCFSFTGLTRRGGETGPHKDGWGVAFYEGKGVRMFHDPEPCATSPIADFVSKLPIKSKNAICHIRQANVGNINLANTHPFTRELWGRYWVFAHNGQLPNFSRRAGIYEAVGDTDSEELFCDIMNNVRQNLPRDAMPEQLAETLVALSQEYAQQGVFNCLLSNGDWLFTFCSTKLASITRRAPFGPACLSDVEVEIDFAAETTPKDVVSIIATEPLTNDEQWDIYDRGEWKLWQEGEVIVSGKVDVPEHKREAEMVAPDPSLHD, via the coding sequence GTGTGTGAACTTCTAGGCATGAGTGCCAATACCCCAACAGATTTGTGTTTTAGCTTTACGGGATTAACGCGCCGTGGCGGTGAAACGGGCCCGCATAAAGATGGCTGGGGCGTGGCATTCTACGAGGGGAAAGGCGTTCGAATGTTTCACGACCCTGAACCTTGCGCCACGTCACCCATTGCTGACTTTGTTTCGAAGCTACCAATCAAAAGTAAAAACGCCATTTGCCATATTCGGCAAGCTAACGTTGGTAACATCAACTTAGCGAACACGCACCCTTTTACTCGCGAACTGTGGGGGCGCTATTGGGTGTTTGCACACAATGGGCAACTGCCTAACTTCTCACGTCGAGCAGGTATTTATGAAGCGGTAGGGGATACAGACAGCGAAGAGCTTTTCTGCGACATTATGAATAATGTTAGGCAGAATTTACCTCGCGACGCTATGCCTGAACAGTTAGCTGAAACACTGGTGGCATTGTCACAAGAATATGCACAGCAAGGCGTGTTCAATTGCTTGCTGAGTAACGGCGACTGGCTATTTACGTTTTGTAGTACGAAGCTAGCCAGCATTACCCGTAGAGCGCCTTTTGGCCCGGCTTGTTTAAGTGATGTCGAAGTAGAAATTGATTTTGCTGCTGAAACCACGCCAAAGGATGTAGTAAGTATTATCGCTACCGAACCGCTAACCAACGATGAACAGTGGGATATTTACGACCGAGGCGAATGGAAGCTTTGGCAAGAGGGGGAAGTCATTGTCTCTGGTAAAGTGGATGTACCCGAACACAAAAGAGAAGCCGAAATGGTGGCGCCTGACCCTTCGCTTCATGACTAA
- a CDS encoding lactoylglutathione lyase family protein: MTEAVKTPYPRTFSHIGISVPDLEAAVKFYTEVLGWYLIMKPTEIVEDDSAIGEMCTDVFGPGWGKFRIAHLSTGDRVGVEIFEFSNQENPENNFEYWKTGIFHFCVQDPDVEGLAEKIVAAGGKKRMKAPRYYYPGEKPYRMIYMEDPFGNILEIYSHSYELHYASGAYE, from the coding sequence ATGACTGAAGCAGTAAAAACACCGTATCCGCGTACGTTTTCTCATATTGGAATTTCAGTACCCGATTTAGAAGCCGCCGTGAAGTTTTACACTGAAGTACTTGGTTGGTATCTCATCATGAAGCCAACGGAAATTGTTGAAGACGATTCGGCCATTGGCGAAATGTGTACCGATGTATTTGGTCCTGGCTGGGGCAAGTTCCGCATTGCACACCTTTCAACAGGTGATCGTGTTGGCGTTGAAATCTTTGAATTCAGCAACCAAGAAAACCCAGAAAACAACTTTGAATACTGGAAAACCGGTATCTTCCACTTCTGTGTTCAAGACCCAGACGTAGAAGGCTTGGCTGAGAAGATTGTTGCCGCAGGCGGGAAAAAACGTATGAAGGCGCCACGTTACTACTATCCGGGTGAAAAGCCATACCGCATGATTTATATGGAAGACCCGTTTGGTAACATTCTTGAAATTTATAGCCACAGCTATGAGTTGCACTATGCAAGCGGCGCTTACGAGTAA
- a CDS encoding bifunctional diguanylate cyclase/phosphodiesterase encodes MLNKLNHRIYALPTVLFTFLALLFVSAGVFIQNDERTARISKAQSVAEQVKISLEVFSSERIQALHNLMQNWPTFEPNQVDWFNAQALSLMGMQKGVSSLVFINANGEIAWVATPSKGIKTRIDNSLIGQPMEALGLNISRFSEGLQSTLLYSDTAEHHFIVVGRAISPQEPKHGFLVAGFDVQTILGVMLGELVGPQFNFQLQGDNEILFQSGELLNDGSIVRLEPFTFLERELFLSMQSQLSLYNAGLLIIMIGLLMSALVSYVLHKQLKGAVHLSVSHQRYLTASEASLDALLIYQPTDDDFSLVEANSYSRYLFRGACDALRFMSLAEQARYLGMQDQFESVKNVAANGVPYEARIAVGSDKIMPEWIKIQVVKAGENIAITIRDVTERFRAQRDLKESEEKYRRLVDGMHRHFVYTKTVDHNFVYVSAGIEKILGFTAEDFCENESRYVRQVPDELFNIQQTIAHGEKPEPYVVWYQGRTGEPLAIEFSDTPINDDQGLLVAVEGIARDVTKELALQEEVYFQANHDQLTGLFNRYAFDEKLREILEDTQNLPKPHGDEKCLTPAGFEKVANIEIPRAYCQQSVMCFIDMDRFKLVNDSCGHPAGDKLLKEISTIFRQYVNGQDLLARIGGDEFCIIFRNQSLDEVTRRLDKLLVAISNYRFVYDDKLFFVGASIGVIEINETTQSAEALIKAADNACYKAKHLGRNRYFVFHDTDSQMAINDSENQVLHALHHALQNDGFELYSQAIMPLNVSDEEMADHLQHYEILLRLNGQQGGLISPGLFIPLAERHGLMNKVDMWVVDNTLKTLESNPFHIDNVGKVAINLSGITLGDEMALHNIAKRMQSTSVPAEKICFEITETTAVTNLSAAKHFISTLRDLGCSFALDDFGAGMSSFTYLKNLDVDYVKIDGSFVRNIVHDPIDHATVTAINNIAHSMGKQTVAGLWSITRLLRYYESLK; translated from the coding sequence ATGTTAAACAAACTTAATCATCGTATTTATGCCTTACCTACAGTTTTATTTACCTTCCTTGCGCTACTCTTTGTATCTGCGGGTGTGTTTATTCAAAACGACGAACGTACTGCGCGTATTTCAAAGGCCCAGTCGGTAGCCGAACAGGTTAAAATAAGCCTAGAGGTTTTCTCTAGCGAACGCATTCAAGCACTGCATAACCTTATGCAAAACTGGCCTACCTTTGAACCTAACCAAGTTGATTGGTTTAATGCGCAGGCCCTGTCTCTAATGGGCATGCAAAAGGGGGTTTCTTCATTAGTATTTATCAATGCTAACGGTGAGATAGCTTGGGTGGCGACTCCCTCCAAGGGTATTAAAACCCGCATAGACAACAGCTTGATTGGCCAGCCAATGGAAGCACTAGGCTTAAACATATCCCGGTTTTCAGAGGGCTTACAAAGTACGCTTTTGTATTCAGACACCGCTGAGCATCACTTTATCGTTGTAGGCAGAGCTATCAGCCCCCAAGAGCCAAAACATGGGTTTCTCGTAGCAGGCTTTGATGTACAAACTATTTTAGGCGTAATGTTAGGCGAGCTAGTGGGCCCGCAGTTTAACTTTCAGCTTCAGGGTGACAACGAAATATTGTTCCAAAGCGGTGAGCTATTGAACGATGGCTCCATTGTAAGGCTTGAGCCATTCACCTTCTTAGAGCGAGAGCTTTTTCTCAGTATGCAATCTCAACTTAGCCTTTATAACGCGGGTTTGTTGATAATAATGATTGGGCTATTGATGTCAGCACTGGTGAGTTACGTTCTGCACAAACAGCTTAAGGGTGCAGTTCACCTATCTGTAAGCCATCAGCGCTATTTAACGGCCAGTGAAGCTTCACTTGACGCTCTACTTATTTATCAGCCTACAGATGATGACTTTTCGCTCGTGGAAGCAAACTCATACAGCCGATATTTATTCCGTGGCGCCTGTGACGCATTGCGATTTATGAGTTTGGCAGAACAAGCCCGTTACTTAGGTATGCAAGATCAATTTGAGAGCGTAAAGAATGTGGCTGCTAATGGCGTGCCTTACGAGGCTCGTATCGCGGTAGGCAGCGATAAAATAATGCCAGAATGGATTAAAATACAAGTGGTCAAAGCCGGCGAAAACATAGCAATTACGATTAGAGACGTTACCGAGCGTTTCCGTGCACAGCGTGACCTAAAAGAAAGTGAAGAAAAATACCGCCGTTTGGTTGACGGTATGCATCGCCACTTTGTGTATACCAAAACTGTTGACCATAACTTTGTTTATGTAAGCGCGGGAATTGAAAAGATCCTTGGCTTTACGGCGGAAGACTTTTGCGAAAATGAATCTCGCTATGTACGTCAAGTGCCAGACGAGTTGTTTAATATACAACAAACTATAGCCCATGGTGAAAAGCCCGAACCTTATGTTGTGTGGTATCAAGGCCGAACAGGCGAGCCGTTAGCTATCGAGTTCTCTGACACGCCGATAAACGATGACCAAGGTCTGTTAGTTGCCGTTGAAGGCATAGCTAGGGACGTTACCAAAGAGTTAGCTTTACAGGAAGAAGTGTATTTTCAAGCTAACCACGACCAGCTTACAGGCTTATTTAATCGCTATGCCTTTGATGAAAAGTTAAGAGAAATACTCGAAGACACCCAAAACCTGCCCAAGCCACATGGCGATGAAAAATGTTTAACCCCTGCCGGTTTTGAAAAAGTGGCAAATATAGAAATACCTCGTGCTTACTGCCAACAAAGCGTGATGTGTTTTATCGACATGGACCGATTCAAACTGGTAAACGATAGCTGTGGTCATCCGGCTGGCGATAAGCTGCTAAAAGAAATTTCTACTATTTTTAGACAGTATGTAAATGGGCAAGACTTACTTGCTCGCATAGGTGGCGACGAGTTCTGCATCATATTTCGCAACCAGAGCCTAGACGAGGTAACAAGGCGCCTAGATAAGCTTTTAGTGGCTATTTCAAACTACCGTTTTGTTTATGACGACAAGTTGTTCTTTGTAGGCGCAAGCATTGGGGTAATAGAAATTAACGAAACCACGCAAAGTGCGGAAGCGCTAATCAAAGCTGCTGACAATGCGTGTTACAAAGCCAAACACTTGGGCCGAAACCGGTATTTTGTGTTTCATGATACAGATTCACAAATGGCTATTAATGATAGTGAAAACCAAGTACTACATGCGTTACATCACGCTTTGCAAAACGACGGCTTTGAGTTGTACAGCCAAGCAATAATGCCGCTCAATGTATCCGATGAAGAGATGGCTGACCACTTACAGCACTATGAGATCCTACTTCGGCTTAACGGGCAACAGGGCGGGCTAATTAGTCCTGGTCTATTTATTCCGCTAGCTGAGCGACACGGCTTAATGAACAAGGTGGATATGTGGGTAGTGGATAACACCCTAAAAACACTCGAAAGTAACCCCTTTCACATTGATAACGTGGGTAAGGTCGCTATTAACTTATCTGGGATAACGCTAGGTGATGAAATGGCGCTGCACAACATTGCCAAGCGTATGCAAAGTACTTCGGTACCTGCTGAGAAAATTTGTTTTGAGATTACAGAAACAACAGCGGTAACTAATTTGAGTGCCGCTAAACATTTTATTTCAACATTGCGCGATTTAGGTTGTAGCTTTGCTTTAGATGATTTCGGCGCAGGTATGTCATCATTTACCTACCTCAAAAATCTTGATGTTGATTACGTTAAGATTGACGGCTCCTTTGTGCGAAATATCGTTCACGATCCTATCGATCATGCTACAGTAACAGCGATAAATAATATTGCGCACAGCATGGGGAAACAGACCGTGGCCGGTTTGTGGTCGATAACGCGACTGCTGAGGTACTACGAGAGCTTAAAGTAG
- a CDS encoding APC family permease yields the protein MSSQNKSLLTKGIGGIGAALLVLNGLIGAGIFALPAKMAAELGAFSPYIFLIFGALMLAIVWCFGQLAVRYQETGGPVIYAQKGFGNAAAFQTGFVYYLARATAIAANMHVLLLYAGYMWPELNAGAGKSYAILGLTTALIVVNIVGLKAAMRSLDTISVLKLVPFVALIVVGYWQLDFSTALTSSSATLVPAFDTISAGALLTLYAFIGFETVVVTSGETNSPKKTIPRALMLTVSGIAIFYFCVQWLYWHTVGPAKPDSAPLIALANVIFGETGALIMTLTAVVSVAGNLLANMISTSRLTFSMAQQSLIPGRLGNKLGEVHSTFATPAVSITILGIFASTMALTGSFVWLAISSVLARLVVYAMCVVVLIKAQRAFLRGGSSQGGSSQGSYSQESLSQSSSLSNEHGRNSDRTTGSSANAINPLKRLIPFAALTVCAWSIAQSSTNAWLFLLGELAVGALLYFAVFHIAPSNKKSKG from the coding sequence ATGAGTAGCCAAAACAAAAGCCTTTTAACCAAAGGAATTGGCGGCATTGGCGCTGCCCTTTTGGTGTTAAATGGCCTTATTGGGGCGGGCATTTTTGCTCTGCCCGCTAAAATGGCCGCTGAGCTCGGCGCTTTCAGCCCCTACATCTTTTTGATCTTTGGCGCGCTTATGCTGGCCATTGTCTGGTGTTTTGGGCAGTTAGCTGTGCGCTATCAAGAGACTGGCGGGCCAGTCATTTATGCCCAAAAAGGCTTTGGCAATGCAGCCGCGTTTCAGACGGGGTTTGTTTATTACTTGGCAAGAGCTACGGCAATTGCCGCCAACATGCACGTGTTATTGCTGTACGCCGGGTATATGTGGCCCGAGCTTAATGCCGGCGCAGGCAAATCATATGCGATTTTAGGGCTAACAACGGCATTAATTGTAGTAAATATTGTTGGTCTTAAGGCTGCTATGCGTTCGCTTGATACTATATCAGTGCTAAAACTCGTGCCTTTTGTAGCGCTAATTGTTGTGGGTTATTGGCAGCTCGACTTCTCTACTGCGCTGACAAGCTCTTCGGCTACCCTTGTCCCTGCATTCGACACTATATCAGCGGGTGCTTTACTTACGCTCTACGCCTTTATTGGCTTTGAGACGGTAGTGGTAACCAGCGGCGAGACTAATTCACCGAAAAAGACCATTCCTCGGGCGTTGATGCTTACGGTTTCAGGGATTGCCATCTTTTATTTTTGCGTGCAGTGGCTTTATTGGCACACCGTAGGGCCTGCTAAACCTGATAGCGCACCACTTATTGCCCTTGCTAATGTGATATTTGGAGAGACCGGGGCACTGATAATGACACTCACCGCCGTAGTTTCGGTTGCCGGTAACTTATTGGCGAACATGATATCTACCTCTCGTCTTACGTTCTCTATGGCGCAGCAGTCTCTTATTCCCGGTAGACTAGGTAATAAGCTAGGTGAAGTTCACTCGACCTTTGCTACCCCAGCCGTTTCCATAACAATATTGGGGATTTTTGCGAGTACCATGGCGCTTACCGGCAGTTTTGTATGGCTAGCAATTTCAAGCGTGCTGGCGCGGCTTGTGGTATATGCTATGTGTGTTGTCGTGTTAATAAAAGCGCAGAGAGCTTTTTTACGAGGGGGTTCTTCACAGGGGGGCTCTTCGCAAGGAAGCTATTCACAAGAGAGCCTTTCGCAAAGCTCGTCGCTATCTAATGAGCATGGCCGAAACTCTGACCGTACTACAGGCTCGTCCGCTAACGCTATAAACCCGTTAAAACGTTTGATACCCTTTGCCGCATTAACGGTTTGTGCATGGTCCATTGCACAATCTTCAACGAACGCATGGCTATTTTTACTAGGTGAATTAGCTGTTGGCGCACTGCTCTATTTTGCGGTTTTTCATATCGCTCCAAGCAACAAAAAATCAAAAGGTTAA
- a CDS encoding MBL fold metallo-hydrolase, translating into MEIQVIPVTPFAQNCSLIWDPTTNKGAFVDPGGDIEKLIDAASSKGVSIEKVILTHGHLDHVGGTVAIAEHYGVPIVGPHIGDKFWLDALMQQSQMFGFPPAQPFAPNEWLNDNDTISLGNITLEVLHCPGHTPGHVVLVERSSNRVIVGDVIFAGSIGRTDFPQGNHQQLIDSIKQKIMVLPDDMTIYPGHGPTTTVATEKATNPYVSGQFG; encoded by the coding sequence GTGGAAATTCAAGTTATACCGGTTACGCCCTTTGCCCAAAACTGCTCGCTAATTTGGGACCCAACTACTAACAAAGGAGCGTTTGTCGACCCTGGCGGTGATATTGAAAAGCTTATTGATGCAGCGTCAAGTAAGGGCGTGAGCATAGAAAAAGTCATACTGACTCACGGTCACCTCGATCACGTTGGCGGCACAGTCGCCATTGCAGAACATTACGGTGTGCCCATTGTTGGCCCTCACATCGGTGATAAATTCTGGTTAGATGCCCTCATGCAGCAAAGCCAGATGTTTGGCTTTCCGCCCGCTCAGCCGTTTGCTCCCAATGAGTGGTTAAATGACAACGACACTATTTCATTGGGCAATATAACGTTAGAAGTATTGCATTGCCCGGGACATACGCCTGGACATGTAGTATTGGTAGAGCGTTCAAGTAATCGCGTTATCGTGGGGGATGTAATCTTCGCAGGGTCAATTGGCAGAACTGATTTTCCGCAGGGCAATCATCAGCAGCTTATCGACTCTATTAAGCAAAAAATTATGGTGCTACCTGATGATATGACAATTTATCCTGGACATGGCCCCACTACAACGGTAGCCACAGAAAAGGCGACTAACCCTTATGTTTCGGGTCAGTTTGGATAA